The Virgibacillus sp. SK37 region TTATCATGAGAAAGCACAACGACATTGCCTAGTAACGGATCCTCTTTCACTTCAGTAATGGTACCACTTAGTGCCGCTACTACATCAAAGGTCTCGTCATTAGCAGAAGCAATATCTACCCCTTTGCTCTGATAATACCTGTTGTTATAAAGGACCAATGCACTTTCCTGATCCTTTTGTTCTGCGTTGTAATCGAAGAATTTAGTTACGATTTCTGCTTGATCTTGGTTTGTTACAGGCATCTCTATTACTTCTTGTTGATCCATTACAGGTTGGGCCTCATCGTCATTTGGATTTGGCGAAAAGCCTTCTTCCTGATTGTCAATTTGGTCCTGGGCATCTGGAATTTGATTATCCAAGTTTTGATACCATACAACCACTGACAATAGTACTGCTGCTATTGTTAAATAAAGTGCCGGGAAAAACCACTTTTTCCGAAAAATGTTACTCCACTTATTTTTTGGAGTTCCTTTGTTTTCCTCATTCATAGATCATCACCTCAACAACCATTCTGATCAGAAAAAGGTAAATCTATACATCTCTTGAAAAAA contains the following coding sequences:
- a CDS encoding M23 family metallopeptidase, with amino-acid sequence MNEENKGTPKNKWSNIFRKKWFFPALYLTIAAVLLSVVVWYQNLDNQIPDAQDQIDNQEEGFSPNPNDDEAQPVMDQQEVIEMPVTNQDQAEIVTKFFDYNAEQKDQESALVLYNNRYYQSKGVDIASANDETFDVVAALSGTITEVKEDPLLGNVVVLSHDNEVMTYYASLGDVKVKAGEKIKQGDLLGTAGKNLFGKDSGTHVYFELRKDGKEVNPETYFNQPVSKLENITEEVAEEEKAEDQSEQTEATETEDSSTEPAQEEDTQENDETNTDADKQEEQDKEETNDTSASA